From Planctomycetota bacterium, one genomic window encodes:
- a CDS encoding roadblock/LC7 domain-containing protein, whose protein sequence is MREVLLNLNKELGVKGSMVVTRDGVVVASEIPPPLNSDQVAAIASNTIQRVNASLRELGAQSFSRFLFNSTYGKMIFSETGDAYLVVVLDKQINIDFTMLAVASAARKIRNLGSIA, encoded by the coding sequence ATGAGAGAGGTCCTCCTGAACCTCAACAAGGAGCTGGGCGTCAAAGGCTCCATGGTCGTCACGCGGGACGGCGTGGTCGTGGCTTCGGAGATCCCGCCGCCGCTCAACAGCGACCAGGTGGCCGCGATCGCCTCCAACACCATTCAGAGGGTCAATGCCTCGCTTCGGGAGCTGGGGGCGCAGAGCTTTTCGCGGTTTCTCTTCAATTCGACGTACGGGAAGATGATCTTCAGCGAGACGGGGGATGCGTATCTTGTGGTGGTGCTCGACAAGCAGATCAACATCGATTTCACGATGCTGGCGGTCGCGTCCGCGGCCCGGAAGATCCGCAACCTCGGCAGCATCGCCTAG